The genomic stretch TAAGTCTGCTGTCTTTCTTGCTACAGAACCTCTTGCTGATACAGATTATTTCCTAAATATCGGTGTCTGTGGAGCTGCCACAGAGAAAGAAAGGAACAATATCCTCTTAGGTACACCTGTCCTCTGTAATAAAATTATTGAACATGCCTCCGGTAATACCTATTATCCGGATGTTCTCTATAAACACCCCTTTCAGGAAGGTACGGTTATAAGTTCTTATCAGTTCATGACCTGGGAAATGGTAAATGCATATTTTAAGGACATTTCACCACCGTTAAGGAATACCGGCTTAAGCAGTATGTTTTTTGCAGATATGGAGTCTTCTGCCCTTTATCAGTCAGTATCCTGCTTTTTTAAACTAAACCAAATGTTTTTTATAAAAGTCGTATCCGATTATATAAGCCCTGCAGCGGCAGAGCAACGGCTGGTAACTTCTAAAGACGTTAGTCAGCTTTTAAAAGAGCAGGTTGGCAACATATTAAACTGGTTAGAGGATATTATGGCAAGTACCCCTGGCAGACCTGCGGAATTTTCAGAGGATGAACTGCATTACCTTACTGCTCTGTCAGAGGACTTTAAATTCTCCGTTACCATGGCCAACGAACTGAAACAATACCTTCGATATTATAAGCTGCAAAAGGGAGAATTCATCCCATTTACAGAAATTTTAAGAGAAAATATCCCTCGTTCTGTAAAAAGTAAAGCGGAAGGGAAGAAATACCTTGACTACTTTAAGAAAAACCTTTTATAATTCGTTTTTTTCTCACATATATATAGAAAAAGAAGCTTTGAATTATCCAATAACTAAAACCATACTTGCTCATTACCCCAATGCTGCTATCGTAATGATTGACCACTACAAGGATGTATTTAACCGACGGCAGCAAAATTACAGGGAACAGAAAAATACACCTTCGCTGATTCTGGCAGTGAATCCAACTACAGGTATCTATGAAGGTTCTGCTGCCTGTCAGAATTTTGGAAATGACAACTTTTATTATACCTCAGGTGTAATGAACTGTATCTATGATTGTGAATACTGTTATCTGCAGGGCATGTACCCCAGTGCCAATATGGTAGTGTTCGTTAATCTAGCGGATTCTTTTCATGAAATACTGAAACTTTTAAAGAAACAGAAGGTCTACCTATGCATTTCATATGATACTGACCTCTTAGCACTAGAGTCCTGGCTCGGTTATGTCAAGTGCTGGAATGAGTTTGCTGTATCAAATAAAGAGCTTACGATTGAATGCCGAACCAAAAGTGCTTCTGTTAACCAGCTTAAGACCTTAATACCATCAAATAATTTCATACTTGCCTGGACTCTTTCCCCTCCCGCCGTTCAGAAGACTTATGAGCATAACACGCCTTCTTTTTCAAACCGTCTGACAGCGATTGAAAAAGCCATTGAACTAGGGTTCACCATACGTCTGTGCTTTGATCCCCTGCTTCGGGTACCGGACTGGAAAAAGGAATACGAAGAAATGTTTACTGCGATTTTTCAGCGGATTCCGGCGAAGCATATCCTGGATGTGAGCCTTGGCTGTTTTCGTGTTCCCGCAGATTTTATGAAGGTTATGAGGAAGCAGAATAAGGAGTCCCTTGTTTTGAACTTTCCTTATACCAGTGAGAAAGGAATTTTAAGTTACCGCTCAGAGGAATCGGAGGAAATATTATCCTATTGCTTATTTTTATTGACGAAATGGATAAAGGAGGATAATATTTATGTCTGGAAGGAGTAACATATGAAAACAGCCATTGTAACCGGGGCATCCTCAGGAATAGGCCTTGCCATAACCAGGATGCTTCTTAAAAAAGAATACAAAGTCTATGCCTTTGGCAGAGAATTTAAAGAGGACTCCCCTGAAGGCAGCAGTTTTATACCTGTAAACTGTGATATTACCAATACCTCTCTGCTTACAGAACATATAACTGCCATTAAAAAGAAAGAAGAGATAAGCCTTCTTGTTAATAATGCAGGTGTAGGTTATTTTGGCCCCCACGAGGAATTGAATCCAAAGAAGATTCATGAAATGGTAACTGTGAATGTAGAAGTCCCCCTTTTAATAAGTCAGCTCTTACTAAGGGACCTTAAAAAACATAAAGGCGTTATTATTAATATATCCTCTGTAACCGCCAGAGGCAGCAATACTTACGGCTGTGCTTACGGTGCAACCAAAGCCGCTTTGACGAGCTTTTCCGGAAGCCTTTTTGATGAAGTGAGAAAATATGGTGTAAAGGTATGCACCATTCACCCGGATATGACCAAAAGCAATTTTTACCGTAATGCAAACTTTAAGGAAGGGGATACACAAGATTCTTACCTATTACCCCAAGAGGTTGCAGACGCTGTGGAATTAATGATAACAGGCAGAGAAGGACTGGTGATGACAGAAATTACATTAAAGCCTCAGCTTCACCGCCTTCAAAAAAATAAATGATAGGAGAACATAATGATTACTCTGTTAAATACCAACTTAGACCATAGAATGATAGCTTTGATCGGCATACTGTTTACCTATGCCGCAACCTTTATACTTTTAAAATTTGGAACCGGAATACTGCCCCGAGACGGTGGCAGGGATTTCGCTCATGACGGCAAACTCTCACAGGGTAAGCCAAGAGGTGCAGGTTTCCTTTTCATACTGGTATTTGCCATTGCGACTCTCCTGTTTCTTCCCATATCAAATGAAGAACTTATCTATGTTATCATGATACTGGCAGCTATGTTAACCGGTTTTCTGGACGATTGCTCCAAAAATCCATGGGGAGAATTAAAGAAAGGTCTGCTGGATATGGCTATTGCTGTTACAACTGCAATTACCTATGTTAATTTTAATTCCTCAACCTTTGATATACCTTTTATTAGCAGCCCGGTAACCATACATCCGGTTCTATTTGTTATATTGGCAACCATCCTGATCTTTGTTTCTATTAACGTTACAAACTGCTCCGATGGTGTAGACGGTCTTTCCGGTACTTTATCTGTCATTACACTGTTAACAATCTATGGACTGGGTAGAATTACGGGAATGGATCCGGGTGATACTTATATGCTGTTAATCATGGTGTCCTGTATTATGAGCTATCTCTGGTTTAATGCTACTCCAAGCCTTATGATGATGGGGGATGCAGGTTCCAGGGCCCTTGGCTTCTTTATAGCTGTTGCTGCTTTAAAGACCGGTAGTCCTCTCCTTTATATCCCGGCTGCTTTTATGCTGATACTGGATGGCGGTCTTGGTCTTATAAAGGTATCCCTGATCCGTTTCCTAAAAGTTCGTATTTTAAAGAACACCCTTACACCTATACATGATCATGTTAGAAAGAATCTTGGCTGGTCGAACACACAGGTAGTATTTAAATTTGCTATCATACAGATTCTTATCTCCTTTACCTTGATCTGGATCTTAACCTAAATACCATCTTTACTTCGCCTCTGTTTAACAAAAATACCGTCTTCTATTCAAATTAAAGCCTGTAATAGAAGACGGTATTTTTTTGTTAACTGGAGTCAATGTACTTACTTTGATTTTTTTGATGAAGCGGCTGATGACGTAGCCTGTGGAGCTGATTTCTCAGCAGACTGCTTTTTCTTAGGTGCCTTCTTTGGATTCTTATCTCCCATCTGTATCACCTCCTTTGCCAGCTAAATCATAAAAAGAATCATCTGTTATCCATTGTATGGTATTTACCATTATTTGTCAATTAATTACTTGTGTTTCATAGATATCCTCAAGGTTTTTGCGGCTGAAAAAAGCTGCACCTCCCACTATAAATTACGTAGTAAATGCAGCTATATTGTTGGTTCGTTCAATATGAAATTGTCGATTTATCGTAATCACTGTGTAATCTCTGTTTTACTTTACATATTGACTGTATTACTTGTTGCTTTGTATTACTTATTGTCTTTTTATGCATTATTTGGTTTAATTCATTTGATTTGTATTAATTATTTGCTTTATTCTTTATTGCTTTTATATTATTTGCTTTGTTCATTATCTGTTTAACTCGTTATCTGCTTAACTCATTATTTTCTTTATTCTTTATTTAACAGCTTGTTAAGATAGTTAATACTTCGTCCTATATCAGATAGTCCGTCGGGACTGGGATTATCGTTTTCAATTATTAATTGACTTAAGCCAATTTGGGATGCCATGGCAGCAATCCCTTTGATATTATTATACCCTTCGCCCAAGGCAAGGGGATGCCCTTCAAAATCACCATCTTTCAGATGGATAAGCGCAATATCCTCGGCATGCTCTTTTATATATGCACAGGGTTCTGTACCGGCATGAAATACCCAGAAAGTGTCCAGCTCCAGTCTGATGGTCTCTCTTATGAGCTCGATAGGCAGCCTGCCATCCGGCAGCTTCACAAATTCATGGGCATGATTATGGTAAAGCAATTCCATGCCATTTTCTTTGACCACCTCTCTTGCAGTGGTAAGAATTTT from Anaerocolumna sp. AGMB13020 encodes the following:
- a CDS encoding SPL family radical SAM protein, with protein sequence MTTLRKTFYNSFFSHIYIEKEALNYPITKTILAHYPNAAIVMIDHYKDVFNRRQQNYREQKNTPSLILAVNPTTGIYEGSAACQNFGNDNFYYTSGVMNCIYDCEYCYLQGMYPSANMVVFVNLADSFHEILKLLKKQKVYLCISYDTDLLALESWLGYVKCWNEFAVSNKELTIECRTKSASVNQLKTLIPSNNFILAWTLSPPAVQKTYEHNTPSFSNRLTAIEKAIELGFTIRLCFDPLLRVPDWKKEYEEMFTAIFQRIPAKHILDVSLGCFRVPADFMKVMRKQNKESLVLNFPYTSEKGILSYRSEESEEILSYCLFLLTKWIKEDNIYVWKE
- a CDS encoding SDR family oxidoreductase, producing the protein MKTAIVTGASSGIGLAITRMLLKKEYKVYAFGREFKEDSPEGSSFIPVNCDITNTSLLTEHITAIKKKEEISLLVNNAGVGYFGPHEELNPKKIHEMVTVNVEVPLLISQLLLRDLKKHKGVIINISSVTARGSNTYGCAYGATKAALTSFSGSLFDEVRKYGVKVCTIHPDMTKSNFYRNANFKEGDTQDSYLLPQEVADAVELMITGREGLVMTEITLKPQLHRLQKNK
- a CDS encoding phospho-N-acetylmuramoyl-pentapeptide-transferase, coding for MITLLNTNLDHRMIALIGILFTYAATFILLKFGTGILPRDGGRDFAHDGKLSQGKPRGAGFLFILVFAIATLLFLPISNEELIYVIMILAAMLTGFLDDCSKNPWGELKKGLLDMAIAVTTAITYVNFNSSTFDIPFISSPVTIHPVLFVILATILIFVSINVTNCSDGVDGLSGTLSVITLLTIYGLGRITGMDPGDTYMLLIMVSCIMSYLWFNATPSLMMMGDAGSRALGFFIAVAALKTGSPLLYIPAAFMLILDGGLGLIKVSLIRFLKVRILKNTLTPIHDHVRKNLGWSNTQVVFKFAIIQILISFTLIWILT
- a CDS encoding sugar phosphate isomerase/epimerase family protein, whose amino-acid sequence is MKKGLQLYTIRDSYTNGEELKEILKKVKELGFEELEFAGFADLTAEDLRDYLKEIGLTPISSHQSLENLSVNLEETVRYHKILGVPYIACAIAPTSTEEEMENLLKILTTAREVVKENGMELLYHNHAHEFVKLPDGRLPIELIRETIRLELDTFWVFHAGTEPCAYIKEHAEDIALIHLKDGDFEGHPLALGEGYNNIKGIAAMASQIGLSQLIIENDNPSPDGLSDIGRSINYLNKLLNKE